From a single Actinomyces viscosus genomic region:
- the lpdA gene encoding dihydrolipoyl dehydrogenase — MTETVYDMVILGAGSGGYAAALRGAQLGLKVALIEADKLGGTCLHRGCVPTKALLHAAETADAVREAATVGIKAAFEGVDMPGVQTYKNGIVSRMHKGLEGLVSSRGIDLIQGWGRLVAADTVEVDGRRITGRNVVLASGSYSKTIGQEIFGGVINSEEALEMDHVPASAVILGGGVIGVEFASAWASMGSQVTIIEGLPHLVPNEDEAISKQLERAFRKRKIAFRTNTMFESVERHDGGVTVRTQDGKTYEAEVLLIAVGRGPATANLGYEEVGVAMDRGFVLADEYGRTNVPGVWAVGDIVPGVQLAHRGFAQGIVVAEKIAGLDPTPVDDVLVPKVTFCEPEIASVGLSEAKAAEIHGKDNVTTAEFNVAGNAKSQILGTQGFVKLVSLKDGPIVGFHAIGARMGEQVGEGQLMVSWEADADDVASLVHAHPTQNETLGEAAMALAGKPLHNHG; from the coding sequence GTGACAGAGACCGTCTACGACATGGTCATTCTGGGTGCGGGATCAGGGGGCTACGCCGCCGCCCTGCGTGGCGCCCAGCTGGGCCTCAAGGTCGCTCTCATCGAGGCCGACAAGCTCGGAGGCACCTGCCTCCACCGCGGCTGCGTGCCCACCAAGGCGCTGCTGCACGCCGCCGAGACCGCCGATGCCGTGCGCGAGGCTGCCACGGTGGGCATCAAGGCCGCCTTCGAGGGCGTGGACATGCCAGGGGTCCAGACGTACAAGAACGGCATCGTCTCGCGGATGCACAAGGGCCTTGAGGGCCTGGTCTCCTCGCGGGGCATCGACCTGATCCAGGGCTGGGGCCGCCTGGTGGCTGCGGACACCGTCGAGGTTGACGGCCGTCGCATCACCGGCCGCAACGTGGTTCTCGCCTCCGGCTCCTACTCCAAGACCATCGGGCAGGAGATCTTCGGGGGCGTCATCAACTCCGAGGAGGCCCTGGAGATGGATCACGTCCCCGCCTCCGCAGTGATCCTGGGCGGCGGTGTCATCGGGGTGGAGTTCGCCTCGGCCTGGGCCTCCATGGGCAGTCAGGTCACCATCATCGAGGGACTGCCCCACCTGGTCCCCAATGAGGACGAGGCGATCTCCAAGCAGCTCGAGCGCGCCTTCCGCAAGCGCAAGATCGCCTTCCGCACCAACACGATGTTCGAGTCGGTCGAGCGCCACGACGGTGGCGTGACCGTGCGCACCCAGGACGGTAAGACCTACGAGGCCGAGGTCCTCCTCATCGCCGTGGGCCGCGGACCGGCGACCGCCAACCTGGGCTACGAGGAGGTCGGGGTCGCCATGGACCGGGGCTTCGTCCTGGCCGACGAGTACGGCCGCACCAACGTCCCCGGGGTGTGGGCCGTGGGCGACATCGTCCCCGGCGTCCAGCTCGCCCACCGCGGCTTCGCCCAGGGCATCGTCGTGGCGGAGAAGATCGCCGGCCTGGACCCCACCCCGGTCGACGACGTCCTGGTCCCCAAGGTCACCTTCTGCGAGCCCGAGATCGCCTCGGTGGGTCTGTCCGAGGCCAAGGCCGCCGAGATCCACGGCAAGGACAACGTCACCACCGCCGAGTTCAACGTGGCGGGCAACGCCAAGAGCCAGATCCTGGGAACCCAGGGCTTCGTCAAGCTCGTCTCCCTCAAGGACGGCCCCATCGTGGGCTTCCACGCCATCGGCGCCCGCATGGGAGAGCAGGTCGGTGAGGGGCAGCTCATGGTGTCCTGGGAGGCCGACGCCGACGACGTCGCCTCTCTGGTCCACGCCCACCCCACCCAGAACGAGACCCTCGGCGAGGCCGCCATGGCCCTCGCCGGCAAGCCGTTGCACAACCACGGCTGA
- a CDS encoding chloride channel protein, translating to MTGTWKRLSQPLSGHAGSLFRHHRLGLYILAVLVGLTSGLGAVLFRLGIDAWSQLLSGADDYTLSMGPSVGWLAPLGTWFVLLTPVISGLIVGPLMSRLGHTPTGHGVAGVIWSTRHRDGTMAPLPALAMTTSSALTIGGGGSVGPEGPIAELGASTANLIGRGLRLPKLPVRYLAAAGTAAGIAAAFNAPLAGAFFALEVVLMGFSADAFIVIVLACVASTVLSHHLLGTTLSLSLPYLDLSGDAQLGWVALLGVAGGGVGIGFMRLRFIVLDALTRAWQRLGVPIWARPGIGGLAVGAVLLVLPEMYGESSAALNRALAGRYTLALLLILCVGKMLATSMTLGMGFVGGVFAPSLFIGGTLGAAFGTLVAPSYAPAAGVFGVIGMGAVFAGAARAPMTAVLLIIEMTGQHALLLPLMLATVLATFISRFLSRGTLFTEELRRRGEDVEDPMTTTLLGRTRASRLMVGPPAVLESTTTVREAAALMSRHSASVLPVVAAGADRGHELLGCVTAAQLTGALLGDASDDVGDGPRPETRVADLPLASDRLSCEAEATDVLEALTRTRLEGIPVVAPASGPGTEQLVGWVCQRIVVERIYEVQAQARAAAATYTSLGSRLQDRWHARPAARRRMSRISRISRVSSRGSRRSRRR from the coding sequence ATGACAGGTACCTGGAAGAGGCTGTCCCAGCCCCTGTCAGGACACGCGGGCAGCCTCTTCCGTCACCATCGCCTCGGGCTCTACATCCTGGCGGTGCTGGTGGGGCTCACCTCGGGCCTGGGGGCGGTGCTGTTCCGGCTGGGGATCGATGCCTGGTCCCAGCTGCTCAGCGGCGCAGATGACTACACCCTGTCGATGGGTCCCTCGGTCGGCTGGCTGGCGCCGCTCGGCACCTGGTTTGTCCTGCTGACGCCCGTGATCTCGGGTCTCATCGTGGGTCCGCTCATGTCCCGGCTGGGCCACACGCCCACGGGCCACGGGGTGGCCGGCGTCATCTGGTCGACGCGCCACCGCGACGGCACGATGGCGCCGCTTCCGGCCCTGGCGATGACGACGTCGTCGGCGCTGACGATCGGTGGCGGCGGCTCGGTGGGCCCGGAGGGGCCGATCGCCGAGCTGGGCGCGTCCACGGCCAACCTCATCGGGCGGGGCCTGCGCCTGCCCAAGCTCCCGGTACGCTACCTGGCGGCCGCCGGCACCGCCGCCGGGATCGCCGCGGCCTTCAACGCGCCTCTGGCGGGGGCGTTCTTCGCCCTGGAGGTCGTCCTCATGGGCTTCAGCGCTGACGCCTTCATCGTCATCGTCCTGGCCTGTGTGGCCTCAACGGTCCTGTCGCACCACCTGCTGGGGACGACTCTGTCGCTGTCGCTTCCCTACCTGGACCTGTCCGGGGACGCCCAGCTGGGCTGGGTCGCCCTGTTGGGCGTGGCGGGCGGAGGCGTCGGCATCGGCTTCATGCGTCTTCGCTTCATCGTGCTCGACGCCCTGACCCGCGCCTGGCAGCGACTGGGCGTCCCGATCTGGGCGCGTCCCGGAATCGGGGGTCTGGCCGTCGGCGCCGTTCTGCTCGTTCTGCCGGAGATGTACGGGGAGTCCTCGGCGGCGCTCAACCGGGCGCTGGCCGGTCGCTACACCCTGGCGCTGCTGCTCATCCTGTGCGTGGGCAAGATGCTGGCGACCTCGATGACGCTGGGAATGGGCTTCGTCGGCGGGGTGTTCGCCCCGTCCCTGTTCATCGGCGGGACACTCGGGGCGGCCTTCGGCACCCTGGTGGCGCCCAGCTACGCACCGGCGGCCGGGGTCTTCGGGGTGATCGGCATGGGGGCGGTCTTCGCCGGCGCGGCCCGAGCCCCGATGACGGCGGTCCTGCTCATCATTGAGATGACCGGGCAGCACGCGCTGCTGCTGCCGCTCATGCTGGCCACGGTGCTGGCCACCTTCATCAGCCGTTTCCTGTCGCGGGGCACGCTGTTCACCGAGGAGCTGCGCCGTCGCGGTGAGGATGTCGAGGACCCGATGACCACCACTCTTCTGGGGCGCACCCGCGCCTCCCGGCTCATGGTGGGCCCGCCCGCCGTTCTCGAGTCCACGACGACGGTGCGTGAGGCGGCCGCCCTCATGAGCCGGCACAGCGCCTCGGTCCTGCCCGTGGTCGCAGCGGGAGCCGACAGGGGCCATGAGCTGCTCGGCTGCGTGACGGCCGCACAGCTCACCGGAGCGCTCCTGGGTGACGCCTCCGACGACGTCGGCGACGGCCCCCGGCCGGAAACGAGGGTCGCCGATCTCCCCCTGGCCTCCGACCGCCTGTCCTGTGAGGCCGAGGCGACCGATGTGCTCGAGGCCCTCACCCGGACCCGTCTGGAGGGGATCCCGGTGGTGGCCCCGGCGTCGGGCCCCGGTACTGAGCAGCTGGTGGGCTGGGTGTGTCAGCGCATCGTCGTTGAGCGGATCTATGAGGTCCAGGCCCAGGCCCGCGCCGCAGCAGCCACCTACACCTCGCTGGGATCGCGGCTGCAGGACAGGTGGCACGCCCGCCCCGCCGCCCGGCGCAGGATGAGCAGGATCAGTCGGATCAGCCGGGTCAGCTCGCGTGGCTCACGCCGTTCCCGGCGTCGGTGA
- a CDS encoding alpha/beta hydrolase family protein → MSTTAPFGTWPSPITPGTITTRTVLLSQVRVDGGDTYWVEQRASQAGRNVLLRRDGDGQTGEVLPLTPADELVDVRTRVHEYGGRAYAVDGGIIVVSHAGDGRLYRYDVAHRLRGLVPLTIYGDVRHGDLEIDTGRGLVYAVREDHRGEGEAVNTLVAIPLDGSAARDDSRVRTLVSGTDFVVAPTLSPDGEHLAWITWDHPGMPWDNAALHVGDLGPDGTIGEQALVDGGDGYSVSEPRWTEECDLVHGSNASGFWNLYRTEGFPVRGTNRPGWSENLRTRPLHPAEATFTNPAWQLGPHSFDVLDADHIITSWARDAVSHLGTIRLANGELEEWNVGWQPIGNVASSAGRVVMLASNEMAMPSIVEVKNSAVQVLRGSGEFEPEGIGVSFPDPVSWPTSDGATAHGFYYPPTSASHVGGEGELPPLIVNVHGGPTATAVPGYDLRIQYWTSRGFAYLDVNYRGSMGYGTGYRKALEGKWGVYDVDDCVSGAQHLVDAGLVDPRRIAIRGGSAGGFTVLSAITRSTVFTAASSCFGVTDLKRLVRTTHKFESHYIGQLMGTQDIDDPVLDERSPINHIEDIGVPLLLIQGSEDPIVPAEQATAMYEALKAAGAPVALEVFQGEGHGFRLAANIRRRYEAELSFYRQVWRIGGSCSEAQRRGEEDTFMVKVENLR, encoded by the coding sequence ATGAGCACCACAGCCCCTTTCGGTACCTGGCCCTCGCCCATCACTCCGGGCACGATCACGACCCGGACGGTCCTGCTGTCCCAGGTTCGTGTGGACGGTGGTGACACCTACTGGGTGGAGCAGCGCGCCTCGCAGGCCGGGCGTAATGTCCTGCTGCGCCGTGACGGCGACGGCCAGACCGGCGAGGTGCTCCCGCTGACGCCGGCCGACGAGCTGGTGGATGTGCGCACCCGGGTGCACGAGTACGGCGGGCGGGCCTACGCCGTCGACGGCGGGATCATCGTGGTCTCCCACGCCGGGGACGGGCGTCTCTACCGCTACGACGTGGCGCACCGGCTGCGCGGCCTGGTCCCCCTGACGATCTACGGCGACGTGCGCCACGGCGACCTGGAGATCGACACGGGTCGGGGCCTGGTCTACGCGGTCCGTGAGGACCACCGCGGCGAGGGCGAGGCCGTCAACACCCTGGTGGCGATTCCTCTGGACGGCTCGGCCGCGCGCGATGACTCGCGCGTGCGCACACTCGTGTCGGGGACGGACTTCGTGGTCGCTCCGACGCTGTCGCCCGATGGCGAGCACCTGGCCTGGATCACCTGGGACCACCCGGGGATGCCGTGGGACAACGCCGCCCTGCACGTGGGCGACCTGGGTCCGGACGGGACGATCGGCGAGCAGGCGCTGGTCGACGGCGGGGACGGGTACTCGGTCTCCGAGCCCCGCTGGACCGAGGAGTGCGACCTGGTTCACGGCTCCAACGCCTCGGGCTTCTGGAACCTCTACCGCACCGAGGGCTTCCCGGTCCGGGGCACCAACCGTCCGGGCTGGTCGGAGAACCTGCGTACCCGGCCCCTGCACCCGGCCGAGGCCACCTTCACCAACCCGGCCTGGCAGCTGGGCCCGCACTCCTTCGACGTGCTCGACGCCGACCACATCATCACCTCCTGGGCCCGTGACGCGGTGTCGCACCTGGGAACCATCAGGCTCGCCAACGGGGAGCTCGAGGAGTGGAACGTGGGGTGGCAGCCGATCGGCAACGTGGCCTCCAGCGCCGGTCGCGTCGTCATGCTGGCCTCCAACGAGATGGCGATGCCGAGCATCGTGGAGGTCAAGAACAGCGCGGTGCAGGTGCTGCGCGGCTCGGGCGAGTTCGAGCCCGAGGGCATCGGGGTGTCCTTCCCCGACCCGGTCTCCTGGCCCACGAGTGACGGCGCGACCGCTCACGGCTTCTACTACCCGCCGACGTCGGCCTCCCACGTGGGCGGCGAGGGCGAGCTGCCTCCCCTGATCGTCAACGTCCACGGTGGCCCGACGGCAACGGCCGTGCCCGGCTACGACCTGCGCATCCAGTACTGGACCAGCAGGGGCTTCGCCTACCTCGATGTCAACTACCGCGGCTCCATGGGCTACGGGACCGGCTACCGCAAGGCCCTGGAGGGCAAGTGGGGCGTCTACGACGTCGACGACTGCGTCAGTGGCGCTCAGCACCTGGTGGATGCCGGGCTCGTGGACCCCCGGCGTATCGCGATCCGCGGCGGCTCGGCCGGGGGCTTCACGGTGCTGTCGGCCATCACCCGTTCCACGGTGTTCACGGCGGCCAGCTCCTGCTTCGGGGTGACCGATCTCAAGAGGCTGGTGCGCACGACCCACAAGTTCGAGTCGCACTACATCGGCCAGCTCATGGGCACCCAGGACATCGACGATCCGGTTCTGGACGAGCGTAGTCCCATCAACCACATCGAGGACATCGGTGTGCCTCTGCTGCTCATCCAGGGCTCGGAGGACCCGATCGTCCCGGCGGAGCAGGCCACCGCCATGTACGAGGCCCTTAAGGCCGCCGGTGCACCAGTGGCCCTGGAGGTCTTCCAGGGTGAGGGCCACGGCTTCCGCCTGGCCGCGAACATCCGTCGCCGCTACGAGGCCGAGCTGAGCTTCTACCGCCAGGTGTGGAGGATCGGCGGGTCCTGCTCCGAGGCCCAGCGCCGCGGCGAGGAGGACACCTTCATGGTCAAGGTCGAGAACCTGCGCTGA
- a CDS encoding leucyl aminopeptidase, producing the protein MTSGTRGANSASNRCQNVTIHNVSTIKLTKSLNAHASVDDDRKDTDLSNQAEVDTVDETEDSDTTGAEDQAGATGAERNTTQGTTQDTAGAEDDAQARKPLDDQDDAADAADAAGARAESGDAADALSSSGPSGTEPVADVLVLAAAPAGDGAEAPEILLEGLEPPSSTALEGLDIDALVALLPSLGFSGAQDSVVRLPSSSVSTTGYHGPATILVVGVGTGWADTDPLAVTTDDEAALGYDQTGLLRRAAGRATRALAGTGSAVLALPTLSEEQLAAVAHGAALGAYSWKATKNEDRPGQESSSKQASPLKDISIVSPLSDTPEGQEALAGALALAEATALTRDLVNEPPNRLTPEVFAERARSAGQEAGIRVEVWDAPALIEQGFGGILGVAQGSVHPARLVRLEWVPLHTGEGAAIPTRSEGEGDNDPSRPRHVALIGKGITFDSGGLSLKPAASMPEMKSDMAGAATVLGAVIAAARLALPIRVTAWLALAENMPGADAQRPSDVVTMFDGTTVEVTNTDAEGRLVMADALARAVTEEPDAVLDVATLTGAQIVALGDHVAAVMGTPDLREEVVAAAQRAGESFWPMPLPAHLRATLDSPFADLRNTKVGSRAGGMLSAGLFLREFVGRRPWAHLDIAGPAYNDSSPWGLTPTGGTGMGVSTLVELLRSLSAEVSILS; encoded by the coding sequence ATGACCTCCGGCACGCGCGGCGCCAACTCGGCCTCTAACCGATGCCAGAACGTTACTATTCACAACGTGAGCACCATTAAGTTGACCAAATCCCTGAACGCACACGCCTCGGTGGACGATGACCGTAAGGATACCGACCTCAGCAATCAGGCCGAGGTCGACACGGTCGATGAGACCGAGGACTCTGACACCACCGGCGCCGAGGACCAGGCCGGCGCCACGGGCGCTGAGCGGAACACGACGCAGGGCACGACGCAGGACACTGCCGGCGCCGAGGATGACGCGCAGGCGCGCAAGCCCCTCGACGACCAGGACGACGCCGCTGATGCTGCTGACGCCGCTGGTGCGCGGGCCGAGTCCGGTGACGCCGCCGACGCCTTGTCGTCATCTGGTCCCTCCGGCACCGAGCCGGTGGCCGACGTGCTCGTCCTGGCCGCGGCACCGGCAGGGGACGGGGCCGAGGCTCCCGAGATCCTCCTGGAGGGCCTGGAGCCCCCTTCCAGCACCGCCCTGGAGGGGCTGGACATCGACGCCCTCGTGGCCCTGCTGCCGTCGCTGGGCTTCTCGGGTGCCCAGGACTCCGTCGTGCGCCTCCCCTCCTCATCGGTCAGCACCACGGGCTACCACGGCCCGGCGACGATCCTTGTCGTCGGCGTCGGTACGGGGTGGGCCGACACCGACCCGCTTGCCGTCACCACGGACGATGAGGCCGCCCTGGGCTACGACCAGACGGGTCTGCTGCGGCGAGCCGCCGGACGCGCCACCCGGGCGCTGGCCGGAACCGGCTCCGCGGTCCTGGCGCTGCCCACGCTCTCCGAGGAGCAGCTCGCCGCCGTCGCGCACGGGGCCGCCCTGGGCGCCTACTCCTGGAAGGCGACGAAGAACGAGGACCGTCCCGGACAGGAGTCCTCCTCCAAGCAGGCCTCCCCGCTGAAGGACATCTCCATCGTCTCGCCTCTTTCCGACACGCCGGAGGGGCAGGAGGCGCTGGCGGGCGCCCTGGCACTGGCCGAGGCCACGGCCCTGACCCGCGACCTCGTCAACGAGCCGCCGAACCGCCTGACGCCGGAGGTCTTCGCCGAGAGGGCCCGCTCAGCCGGGCAGGAGGCCGGGATCCGGGTCGAGGTGTGGGACGCCCCGGCACTGATCGAGCAGGGATTCGGCGGGATTCTCGGTGTGGCTCAGGGCTCGGTGCACCCGGCGCGCCTGGTCCGCCTGGAGTGGGTGCCGCTGCACACCGGCGAGGGCGCCGCGATCCCGACGCGCTCCGAGGGCGAGGGCGACAACGACCCGTCCCGTCCCAGGCACGTCGCACTCATCGGCAAGGGCATCACCTTCGACTCCGGGGGCCTGTCGCTCAAGCCGGCCGCCTCCATGCCGGAGATGAAGTCCGACATGGCCGGCGCTGCCACCGTGCTGGGCGCAGTCATCGCGGCCGCGCGCCTGGCGCTGCCGATCCGTGTCACCGCCTGGCTCGCTCTGGCGGAGAACATGCCGGGGGCCGACGCCCAGCGCCCCAGCGACGTCGTCACCATGTTCGACGGCACCACTGTGGAGGTGACCAACACCGATGCGGAGGGCCGCCTGGTCATGGCCGACGCCCTGGCCCGCGCCGTCACGGAGGAGCCCGACGCCGTCCTGGACGTGGCCACGCTGACCGGAGCGCAGATCGTGGCCCTGGGCGATCACGTGGCCGCCGTCATGGGAACACCCGACCTTCGCGAGGAGGTCGTGGCCGCGGCCCAGCGGGCGGGTGAGTCCTTCTGGCCGATGCCGCTGCCCGCGCACCTGCGTGCGACCCTGGACTCCCCCTTCGCCGACCTGCGCAACACCAAGGTCGGCTCGCGGGCCGGCGGGATGCTCTCCGCCGGGCTGTTCCTGCGCGAGTTCGTCGGGCGCCGGCCGTGGGCGCACCTCGACATCGCCGGCCCCGCCTACAACGACTCCTCGCCCTGGGGACTGACGCCGACCGGCGGCACGGGCATGGGCGTGTCCACCCTGGTGGAGCTGCTGCGTTCACTGTCCGCCGAGGTCAGCATCCTGTCCTGA
- a CDS encoding TetR/AcrR family transcriptional regulator, translating into MTSETGASSGRGGGRDLRAELLRTSRELLDQSGPGALSMREVARRAGCTHQAPYHYFANREAILAALVREGFDELADRLASAYDGLEGRDLHAILTASGGAYVEFALRHPGVFRVMFRPDICDPERFPEVVQASERARQELSRLARVMVGEGAPIEVEVLLWSGVHGLASLLLDGPLAGEFDSVQERIDFARGVVGLSEVPLEGGSPEDAASA; encoded by the coding sequence ATGACCTCTGAAACAGGAGCCTCATCCGGACGCGGTGGTGGCCGGGACCTGCGTGCAGAGCTGCTGCGGACCAGTCGGGAGCTTCTGGACCAGTCGGGTCCCGGCGCGTTGAGCATGAGGGAGGTGGCGCGTCGTGCCGGTTGCACGCACCAGGCGCCCTACCACTACTTCGCCAACCGGGAGGCCATCCTGGCGGCGCTGGTGCGCGAGGGCTTCGACGAGCTCGCGGACCGGCTCGCCTCGGCTTATGACGGGCTTGAGGGTCGGGATCTCCATGCGATCCTGACGGCCTCGGGAGGTGCCTACGTCGAGTTCGCGCTGCGCCACCCCGGGGTCTTTCGAGTGATGTTCCGTCCCGACATATGCGATCCGGAGCGCTTCCCGGAGGTGGTGCAGGCGAGCGAGCGCGCACGCCAGGAGCTGTCCCGCTTGGCGAGGGTCATGGTGGGTGAGGGCGCCCCGATCGAGGTTGAGGTGCTGCTCTGGTCTGGTGTGCACGGCCTGGCCTCGCTGCTGCTCGATGGTCCGCTGGCGGGTGAGTTCGACTCGGTTCAGGAGCGCATCGACTTCGCTCGCGGCGTCGTCGGACTGAGCGAGGTTCCGCTCGAGGGTGGTTCCCCTGAAGACGCCGCCTCGGCGTGA
- the sucB gene encoding 2-oxoglutarate dehydrogenase, E2 component, dihydrolipoamide succinyltransferase — MSESVKMPALGESVTEGTVSSWLKAVGDTVKADEPLLEVATDKVDTEVPSPASGVLLEIRVPEDETVEVGTVLAIIGDPSEAGSAPAPAPEAPAEAPATPAPAPAAEPTPTPAAQPAAGSAEGTEVTMPALGESVTEGTVSSWLKAVGDTVKADEPLLEVATDKVDTEVPSPASGVLLEIRVPEDETVEVGTVLAIIGDPSEAGSAPAPAPEAPAAEPAPAPAAPSAPAPAATEAPAPAAPVSSGATGSYVTPIVRKLAKDKGVDLSTVTGTGVGGRIRKQDVEAAAKAAEEARAAAAAAAAAAAPAAQEPAPAAAAKPASAKPEVDTTLRGRTEKMSRLRQVIAERMIDSLQTSAQLTTVVEVDVTRVAALRARAKNDFLAKNGTKLTFLPFFVQAATEALKAHPKINASIEGKNVTYHDVEHVGIAVDTPRGLLVPVVKNAGDLNIPGLAKRINDLAARTRGNKVNPDELSGSTFTITNTGSGGALFDTPIINQPEVAILGLGAIQRQPRVIKDADGGEVIAIRSVCYLALSYDHRLVDGADAARYLMTVKKRLEEGDFGGELGL; from the coding sequence ATGTCCGAGTCCGTGAAGATGCCCGCTCTGGGTGAGTCCGTCACCGAGGGGACGGTCTCCTCCTGGCTCAAGGCCGTGGGCGACACCGTCAAGGCCGACGAGCCCCTGCTGGAGGTCGCCACCGACAAGGTGGACACCGAGGTCCCCTCCCCCGCGTCCGGCGTCCTGCTGGAGATCCGCGTTCCCGAGGACGAGACCGTCGAGGTCGGCACCGTCCTGGCCATCATCGGCGACCCCTCCGAGGCAGGTTCCGCTCCGGCCCCGGCTCCTGAGGCTCCTGCCGAGGCGCCCGCGACCCCGGCTCCCGCTCCTGCCGCCGAGCCCACGCCGACCCCCGCGGCACAGCCGGCAGCGGGCTCCGCTGAGGGCACCGAGGTCACGATGCCGGCTCTGGGTGAGTCCGTCACCGAGGGGACGGTCTCCTCCTGGCTCAAGGCCGTGGGCGACACCGTCAAGGCCGACGAGCCCCTGCTGGAGGTCGCCACCGACAAGGTGGACACCGAGGTCCCCTCCCCCGCGTCCGGCGTCCTGCTGGAGATCCGCGTTCCCGAGGACGAGACCGTCGAGGTCGGCACCGTCCTGGCCATCATCGGCGACCCCTCCGAGGCAGGTTCCGCTCCGGCCCCGGCTCCTGAGGCTCCTGCCGCCGAGCCCGCGCCGGCCCCCGCGGCGCCGTCGGCTCCTGCTCCGGCCGCGACCGAGGCGCCCGCTCCCGCCGCGCCGGTGAGCTCGGGTGCCACCGGCTCCTACGTCACGCCGATCGTTCGCAAGCTCGCCAAGGACAAGGGCGTGGACCTGTCCACCGTCACCGGAACCGGCGTGGGCGGCCGCATCCGCAAGCAGGACGTGGAGGCCGCCGCCAAGGCCGCCGAGGAGGCTCGCGCCGCGGCCGCCGCGGCCGCCGCGGCCGCCGCCCCCGCTGCCCAGGAGCCCGCCCCCGCCGCTGCGGCCAAGCCGGCCTCGGCCAAGCCCGAGGTGGACACGACCCTGCGCGGCCGCACGGAGAAGATGAGCCGACTGCGCCAGGTCATCGCCGAGCGCATGATCGACTCGCTGCAGACCTCCGCGCAGCTGACCACCGTCGTCGAGGTGGACGTGACTCGGGTGGCCGCGCTGCGCGCCCGTGCGAAGAACGACTTCCTGGCCAAGAACGGCACCAAGCTCACCTTCCTGCCCTTCTTCGTCCAGGCGGCCACGGAGGCCCTCAAGGCCCACCCGAAGATCAACGCCTCCATCGAGGGCAAGAACGTCACCTACCACGACGTCGAGCACGTGGGCATCGCGGTGGACACGCCCCGCGGCCTGCTCGTGCCCGTGGTCAAGAACGCCGGGGACCTCAACATCCCCGGGCTGGCCAAGCGCATCAATGACCTGGCCGCCCGCACCCGGGGCAACAAGGTCAACCCCGATGAGCTCAGCGGCTCGACCTTCACGATCACCAACACCGGCAGCGGCGGTGCCCTGTTCGACACCCCGATCATCAACCAGCCGGAGGTGGCGATCCTGGGTCTGGGCGCCATCCAGCGCCAGCCCCGGGTCATCAAGGACGCCGACGGCGGCGAGGTCATCGCCATCCGCTCGGTGTGCTACCTGGCCCTGTCCTACGACCACCGACTGGTGGACGGCGCGGACGCGGCCCGTTACCTCATGACGGTCAAGAAGCGTCTTGAGGAGGGTGACTTCGGCGGCGAGCTGGGACTGTGA